One genomic region from Natrinema caseinilyticum encodes:
- a CDS encoding acyl-CoA dehydrogenase family protein — MEYNDSEQAQAVAQRIREFVDGVVLPIERDLPGGVPVSQELLDELRAEARAHDVFAPQVSKEYGGLGLTFRDALPAYEEGGRSFLAMPAIRTDPPDEGNIHLLELLGTDDQKDEWLRPLVNGDISSAFAMTEPMQGGGADPKMIETYAEKDGDEWVLTGHKWWITNGSDADFFLVMARTDRDAHPYKGCSILLVPADSDGIDIVRDIPHMGEETLSRAHTELIFDGVRVPEENILGTVDSGFQHAQQRMVPARLTRSMQFSGMAERALDIAKAFMSEREVFGEPVSEKQGPRFDVADARTRLHAARTMVRHAADVYAGGDQARIEAAMAKYFSTNVAQEVIDTALQFCGANGIGMDLPLAEFYQDVRIIRIADGPDEVQKRVIARDAFEDIDEREIEHVSRYMDPRTRRD; from the coding sequence ATGGAGTACAACGATTCTGAGCAAGCGCAAGCAGTCGCCCAGCGAATTCGCGAGTTCGTCGACGGGGTAGTCTTACCCATCGAGCGAGATCTCCCCGGCGGTGTTCCGGTGTCCCAGGAACTACTCGACGAACTACGGGCAGAAGCGAGAGCCCACGACGTGTTCGCCCCCCAAGTTTCCAAAGAATACGGCGGGCTCGGCCTCACTTTCCGAGATGCATTACCCGCTTACGAAGAAGGTGGGCGGAGCTTTCTCGCGATGCCGGCCATCCGAACTGATCCGCCGGACGAAGGGAACATCCATCTCCTCGAATTGCTCGGAACGGACGACCAGAAAGACGAATGGTTGCGCCCCCTCGTGAACGGTGACATTTCATCGGCGTTTGCGATGACGGAACCGATGCAGGGCGGCGGCGCCGACCCGAAGATGATCGAAACGTACGCCGAGAAAGACGGTGACGAATGGGTGCTTACCGGTCACAAGTGGTGGATCACGAACGGAAGCGACGCGGACTTCTTCCTCGTGATGGCACGGACCGATCGTGACGCTCACCCGTACAAAGGGTGTTCGATACTGCTCGTCCCGGCCGATTCGGACGGTATCGACATCGTCAGAGACATCCCTCACATGGGCGAGGAGACACTGTCTCGCGCACACACGGAGTTGATCTTTGACGGTGTTCGCGTGCCCGAAGAGAACATCCTCGGAACGGTCGACTCCGGGTTCCAGCACGCACAACAGCGGATGGTGCCAGCGAGGCTCACCCGTTCGATGCAATTCTCGGGGATGGCCGAGCGCGCTCTCGATATCGCGAAAGCGTTCATGAGCGAGCGGGAGGTGTTCGGCGAACCAGTGAGCGAGAAGCAGGGGCCGCGCTTCGACGTCGCTGACGCGAGAACACGGCTTCACGCCGCACGGACGATGGTCCGTCACGCCGCTGATGTATACGCAGGCGGGGATCAGGCTCGAATCGAGGCCGCCATGGCCAAGTATTTCTCGACGAACGTCGCTCAGGAGGTCATCGATACCGCTCTCCAGTTCTGTGGCGCTAACGGAATCGGTATGGATCTACCGCTCGCAGAATTCTATCAGGATGTCCGTATCATTCGTATTGCGGACGGCCCCGACGAGGTACAAAAGCGCGTCATCGCTCGTGACGCGTTCGAAGACATCGACGAGCGCGAAATCGAACACGTATCGCGATATATGGATCCGCGGACGAGACGTGACTGA
- a CDS encoding acyl-CoA synthetase: MTDDVPSVGELTPYHFHEREWESYEALRDEFEWEIPDRMNMAQYVCDRHATDEDTAGLIYEDSHGREGQYTFAEMKAVTDRLANYLTGAGLARGDRVAICVPQKPETALSHIAIWKTGGVSVPLSTLFGPDALRYRLDNSDAKMVIVDETNVENLREVKDDLDQLEEILVVGDTELESDESSFWTALRESAAEFQPARTTAEDDAVIIYTSGTTGDPKGVVHAHRMLLGQLPGFVCLFCNARLEDDDVFWVVADWAWKGSLFDFVFPALFYGKPVLAYEEHGSFDPETAFTLVERHDLTSLYIPPTALRRMMNEVGDPEERYDPRSVRVLGSGGEALGKTLPRWVEDVLGATVHEGYGQTEASPLVGNCVEYFEYKRNIGKPLPGIELDVLDVNDRTSVSAGETGEIAVKSNSPNLFKSYWRNPEKTESKFYGDWMLTEDLAVKTEDGYLDFVSRKDDVIISSGYRIGPEEVEDAIAKHEAIADAGVIGVSDENRGNIVKAYVTVTKGYEPSDDLRRAVQSFVKDNLARYKYPREIEFIDELPKSTTGKIRRSSLQEMEEKSR, encoded by the coding sequence ATGACGGATGACGTGCCATCAGTCGGCGAATTGACTCCATATCACTTTCACGAACGGGAGTGGGAGAGTTACGAAGCGCTCCGAGACGAATTCGAGTGGGAAATCCCGGATCGGATGAACATGGCCCAGTACGTCTGTGACCGACACGCGACGGACGAGGACACCGCCGGGCTGATTTACGAGGATAGTCACGGCCGTGAAGGGCAATACACGTTCGCAGAAATGAAAGCGGTGACTGACCGACTCGCGAACTACCTGACCGGCGCTGGCCTCGCCCGTGGGGATCGTGTTGCCATCTGCGTCCCGCAAAAGCCGGAAACTGCCCTCTCGCATATCGCTATTTGGAAGACGGGCGGTGTTTCCGTTCCCCTGTCGACGTTATTTGGCCCTGATGCGCTCCGCTACCGCCTCGACAACAGCGATGCGAAGATGGTGATCGTGGATGAAACGAACGTCGAAAACCTCCGGGAGGTCAAAGACGACCTCGACCAACTCGAGGAGATACTCGTGGTCGGCGACACCGAACTCGAATCGGACGAATCCTCGTTCTGGACGGCCCTCCGGGAGAGTGCCGCCGAGTTCCAACCGGCGAGAACGACAGCAGAAGACGACGCCGTCATCATTTATACGAGCGGGACGACGGGTGATCCAAAGGGTGTCGTACACGCACACAGAATGCTGCTCGGACAACTCCCCGGTTTCGTCTGCCTCTTCTGCAATGCGAGACTCGAGGACGATGATGTCTTTTGGGTCGTCGCAGACTGGGCGTGGAAAGGATCGCTGTTCGACTTCGTATTTCCGGCGCTGTTCTACGGGAAGCCGGTGCTCGCATACGAAGAGCACGGTTCGTTCGATCCCGAAACGGCGTTCACGCTCGTCGAGCGACACGACCTGACGAGTCTGTATATTCCACCGACGGCGCTCCGTCGAATGATGAACGAAGTCGGTGACCCGGAAGAACGATACGATCCGCGCTCGGTTCGGGTTCTCGGAAGTGGCGGTGAGGCTCTCGGAAAGACGCTTCCACGATGGGTCGAGGACGTCCTCGGCGCGACGGTACACGAAGGATACGGGCAAACGGAGGCATCGCCGCTGGTCGGCAACTGTGTCGAATACTTCGAGTACAAGCGTAACATCGGAAAGCCGCTTCCTGGCATCGAACTTGACGTTCTCGATGTAAACGATCGGACGTCGGTATCGGCCGGTGAAACGGGTGAAATTGCCGTGAAATCTAATTCCCCGAATCTGTTCAAGAGCTACTGGCGCAATCCCGAAAAAACGGAGTCTAAGTTCTACGGCGACTGGATGCTCACGGAGGACCTCGCGGTTAAAACGGAAGACGGCTATCTCGACTTCGTCAGCCGGAAAGACGACGTGATCATTTCGTCTGGGTACCGGATTGGACCAGAAGAAGTCGAAGACGCGATCGCGAAGCACGAGGCCATCGCCGACGCTGGCGTCATTGGAGTATCCGACGAAAATCGCGGGAACATCGTGAAGGCGTACGTGACTGTCACGAAGGGCTACGAACCGTCGGACGATCTTCGTCGGGCCGTCCAATCGTTCGTCAAAGATAATCTGGCGAGATACAAGTATCCGAGAGAGATCGAATTCATCGACGAACTGCCGAAGTCGACGACCGGAAAAATACGCCGGAGTTCCCTCCAAGAGATGGAAGAAAAAAGTCGATGA
- a CDS encoding long-chain fatty acid--CoA ligase, with translation MMDDDLTLSRLLWRTERLFPNTEIVSREADGSRHRYTYADFSDRVAQLGHVLDEFDIEREDKVGTYAWNTHRHLELYVAGPCHGAVTHTINIQLRPSYIEYILNQADDELLFVSPGLVSDIEEIQSEIDVQAYVILTDEEGLPETSLDPVYAYESLVGRQPTEYEWPDLDEETECGMCYTSGTTGKPKGVTYTHRAMVLHAFSGCLASSLGIRETDSVMPVVPMYHVNAWGFPHMSLLSGARQVLPGPDPTPDDYLQLIDEEGVTFTGGAVTVWSTVLERLQNGSAYSTDSLRGLLPGGQAVPRSMIEAYEEEFGVDRVYQAWGMTEATPLATITTIKDTLQEQSRETQYDYKASQGLIQPGLKFRVVDDDGDEIPWNGEEMGEILLRGPWITDEYYEEPEKSAETFRDGWFHTGDIVTVDEEGYIHLVDRKKDLVKSGGEWISSVELENALIAHDTVEEATVVGVDHPKWQERPLAAVVRTDNSVTEDELKRYLNEQEFPDWWVPEAIVFVEGIPKTSTGKYDKKALRDEYERYLLG, from the coding sequence ATGATGGACGATGACCTCACCCTATCACGACTCCTTTGGCGAACGGAGAGACTCTTTCCGAACACGGAAATCGTCTCCCGAGAGGCCGACGGTAGCCGCCATCGATACACGTACGCAGACTTCAGTGACCGTGTCGCCCAACTCGGCCACGTTCTCGACGAATTCGATATCGAACGGGAAGACAAGGTTGGGACGTACGCGTGGAACACGCACCGGCACTTGGAACTGTACGTGGCAGGTCCGTGCCACGGGGCTGTCACACACACGATCAATATCCAGCTCCGTCCGAGTTATATCGAGTACATACTCAATCAGGCAGACGACGAACTCCTGTTCGTCTCACCGGGACTCGTAAGCGATATCGAAGAAATCCAGAGCGAAATTGACGTGCAGGCGTACGTGATTCTGACGGACGAAGAGGGGCTCCCGGAGACGTCGCTGGACCCAGTATACGCGTACGAGTCGCTCGTAGGGCGCCAGCCGACGGAGTACGAGTGGCCCGACCTCGACGAAGAAACCGAATGCGGCATGTGCTATACGAGCGGGACGACGGGGAAGCCGAAGGGAGTCACGTACACTCACCGTGCGATGGTCCTCCACGCGTTCTCCGGATGTCTGGCCAGTTCGTTGGGGATAAGAGAAACGGACTCGGTCATGCCGGTCGTGCCGATGTATCACGTCAATGCGTGGGGCTTCCCTCACATGTCATTACTGTCCGGAGCGAGACAGGTCCTCCCCGGCCCGGATCCGACGCCGGACGACTACTTACAGTTAATCGATGAAGAGGGGGTGACGTTCACGGGCGGCGCCGTAACCGTGTGGTCTACCGTGCTCGAGCGACTGCAAAACGGATCAGCGTATAGCACCGATTCGTTACGCGGTCTCCTGCCCGGTGGCCAAGCAGTCCCGCGGTCGATGATCGAAGCCTACGAGGAGGAGTTCGGCGTCGATCGTGTCTATCAAGCGTGGGGTATGACCGAAGCGACGCCCTTAGCCACGATCACGACCATCAAAGATACGCTTCAGGAGCAGAGTCGGGAAACGCAGTACGATTACAAGGCGAGTCAGGGATTGATTCAGCCCGGGTTGAAATTCAGGGTAGTCGATGATGACGGCGACGAGATCCCGTGGAACGGGGAGGAGATGGGCGAAATCCTTCTCCGAGGACCGTGGATTACCGATGAATACTACGAGGAACCGGAGAAATCTGCAGAGACGTTCCGGGACGGCTGGTTCCACACGGGAGACATCGTCACGGTCGACGAGGAAGGGTATATTCATCTCGTCGATCGAAAAAAAGACCTCGTGAAATCTGGGGGGGAATGGATTTCGAGCGTTGAACTGGAGAATGCCCTCATCGCTCACGACACGGTCGAGGAGGCGACCGTCGTCGGGGTCGACCACCCAAAGTGGCAGGAACGACCCCTCGCTGCAGTTGTTCGTACAGATAACTCAGTAACTGAGGACGAACTGAAACGCTATCTCAACGAACAGGAATTTCCCGACTGGTGGGTTCCGGAGGCCATCGTCTTCGTGGAAGGGATTCCGAAGACGTCAACCGGGAAATACGATAAAAAAGCACTGCGCGACGAGTACGAGCGTTACCTGTTGGGATAG
- a CDS encoding CaiB/BaiF CoA transferase family protein → MQLNSIRIVDLTRLLPGPYATQLLSDMGAEVIKIEDPDTGDYARFIEPMAPNDVGAVFSAINRGKKSVTLDLKDDEGRAAFYELIEDADVVFEQFRPGVAERLGIDYETLRERNPDVVYCSLSGYGQEGPYSDRVGHDLNYAGFAGLVDMTRGSTDDDPEIPGYPIGDMAGGTFAALSIVSALLDRELSGGGGNYIDVSMTDAVLSFSQAVSCLALYGDDPRPGETELTGKFPCYDIYRTADDEYVTVAALEPKFWRNLCEALGREDLIDKHRADDEATREAVHDVLSETFASKTRSEWEAELGEKDVMLGIVKSPNEALADRHIESRGIIEGADGPLPRIGYPAQVERGLDDGDETVPEMGEHTNDVLESVGIGEDAIEELRERDVV, encoded by the coding sequence GTGCAACTCAATAGCATTCGGATCGTCGACTTGACTCGCCTCCTTCCGGGACCGTATGCCACCCAGCTGCTCAGCGACATGGGTGCCGAAGTGATTAAAATAGAGGATCCCGACACCGGGGACTACGCGCGGTTTATCGAGCCCATGGCGCCCAACGACGTCGGTGCCGTCTTCTCAGCGATCAACCGCGGGAAAAAGAGTGTCACACTCGATCTCAAAGACGATGAGGGCCGGGCGGCGTTCTACGAGCTGATCGAGGATGCTGACGTCGTCTTCGAGCAATTCCGACCCGGAGTGGCCGAACGCCTCGGTATCGACTACGAAACGCTCCGGGAGCGAAATCCGGACGTCGTCTACTGCTCGCTGTCGGGGTACGGCCAGGAGGGGCCGTACAGCGACCGAGTCGGTCACGACCTCAACTACGCCGGGTTCGCCGGCCTCGTCGATATGACTCGAGGCAGCACGGACGACGACCCAGAGATACCGGGATACCCTATCGGCGATATGGCCGGTGGAACGTTCGCCGCGCTCAGCATCGTGAGCGCGCTACTGGACCGAGAGCTCTCGGGTGGCGGTGGGAACTACATCGACGTGTCGATGACCGATGCCGTGCTCTCGTTCTCACAGGCGGTTAGCTGCCTGGCGCTGTACGGCGATGATCCGCGTCCGGGCGAGACGGAACTGACCGGAAAATTTCCCTGTTACGATATTTACCGGACGGCGGACGATGAGTACGTAACGGTCGCCGCTCTCGAGCCCAAGTTCTGGCGGAACCTCTGCGAGGCGCTCGGCCGCGAGGACCTGATCGATAAGCACCGAGCCGATGATGAAGCGACGCGCGAGGCCGTTCACGACGTGCTATCGGAAACGTTTGCGTCGAAGACCCGTTCAGAGTGGGAGGCCGAACTCGGGGAGAAAGACGTCATGCTCGGCATCGTAAAGAGTCCGAACGAGGCGCTAGCAGACCGCCACATCGAGAGTCGTGGGATCATCGAGGGTGCCGACGGGCCGCTTCCACGAATCGGGTATCCGGCCCAGGTCGAACGCGGCCTCGACGACGGTGATGAAACCGTTCCGGAGATGGGCGAACACACGAACGACGTGCTCGAGTCGGTCGGAATCGGCGAGGACGCTATCGAAGAGTTGCGCGAACGGGACGTCGTCTAG
- a CDS encoding flavin reductase family protein, with amino-acid sequence MVDADDFRNVTGQFATGVTVVTVGADEPHGMTVNSFASVSLDPPLVLFNADKETNTHDHVAEADHYAVNILSEDQEWISDRFAGEHHEMADPFEDIPITTAATGAPIIEGSIAYLDCTLAERYPGGDHTIYLGEVEELSLEDATAKPLTFFRGQYGTVD; translated from the coding sequence ATGGTAGACGCTGATGATTTCCGCAACGTAACGGGGCAGTTTGCAACCGGTGTAACTGTGGTCACCGTCGGGGCTGACGAACCGCACGGAATGACCGTCAATTCGTTCGCATCGGTCTCACTGGACCCACCGCTCGTCCTCTTCAACGCAGACAAGGAGACAAATACTCACGATCACGTCGCCGAAGCGGATCATTATGCAGTCAACATCTTATCGGAAGACCAAGAGTGGATTTCCGACCGGTTTGCTGGAGAACATCACGAGATGGCCGATCCGTTCGAGGATATCCCGATCACAACCGCTGCGACCGGCGCACCGATCATCGAGGGATCGATCGCGTATCTCGACTGCACGCTCGCCGAACGCTATCCCGGTGGGGATCACACGATTTACCTCGGCGAAGTCGAGGAACTATCGCTGGAAGACGCCACTGCAAAACCACTGACGTTCTTCAGGGGCCAGTATGGAACGGTCGATTAG
- a CDS encoding CTP-dependent riboflavin kinase gives MSRPDQEVILGGTVEEGEGKAREFISLSGYMDQFKEELSYEPYPGTLNISLEAESVEDRKRIQRWEPITIDGWETDGGSFGPVFCLPATVSTEMQSDTYEQTHIIYPDRTDHDLSTVELLAPVRLREQLSLSNGDQVMIEAQKR, from the coding sequence ATGTCCCGCCCAGATCAGGAAGTAATACTCGGTGGTACGGTCGAAGAGGGGGAAGGAAAAGCGAGGGAATTCATCTCCCTTTCTGGATACATGGACCAGTTCAAAGAGGAACTCAGTTACGAACCGTATCCGGGAACGCTCAATATCAGCCTCGAAGCCGAGAGCGTCGAAGATCGGAAACGGATTCAACGGTGGGAGCCGATAACGATCGACGGCTGGGAGACTGACGGAGGGTCTTTCGGACCCGTCTTCTGTTTACCTGCAACGGTATCGACGGAGATGCAGTCCGATACATACGAACAGACACACATAATTTACCCCGATCGAACGGATCACGACCTCTCAACGGTCGAGCTTCTCGCACCGGTCCGGTTACGGGAACAGCTTTCTCTTTCAAACGGCGACCAGGTGATGATCGAAGCCCAAAAACGATGA
- a CDS encoding LLM class flavin-dependent oxidoreductase produces the protein MRLGIGPLTTQIPEDDPRTPEEKLQESVALAKKAEEKGFDSVWVSQHHRSEDNYLSSPFILCSAIAEATSEITIGVGVALAPFYEPLQLAEDAATVDALSGGRLQLGLAIGYHDPEFEQFDVPKSERVPRLIDCVEVCRRAWSEGRFSYDGHTVSYDEAVVNPTPPQGDNLPIVLGGLSEPAIRRCAEMGDAYIGGLTSTFTEIEGIAEILEDEGADLDEYPMHLLRDGFIGDDKADAWERMQNGLLYTQNIYAKWFAESSDFEEMEEPDDPEEAFKAFSVYGGADDLVEEIQRYEGVINDESHFIMRLEYPTMDHETAVEAVGRFGDEVLPQLR, from the coding sequence ATGAGGCTTGGAATAGGCCCACTTACGACACAGATACCGGAGGATGATCCGCGGACTCCGGAAGAGAAATTACAAGAATCAGTCGCTCTCGCGAAAAAAGCCGAAGAAAAGGGGTTCGACTCAGTGTGGGTGTCCCAACACCACCGCTCGGAGGATAATTACCTCTCTTCCCCGTTCATCTTGTGTTCGGCGATCGCCGAAGCGACCTCTGAGATCACTATCGGTGTCGGCGTCGCGCTGGCTCCGTTTTACGAGCCGCTCCAGCTAGCAGAGGATGCCGCCACAGTCGACGCACTTTCCGGTGGCCGGCTTCAACTCGGACTTGCGATCGGCTACCACGATCCGGAGTTCGAACAGTTCGACGTGCCAAAGTCCGAACGCGTGCCACGTCTCATCGATTGCGTGGAAGTCTGCAGACGAGCATGGTCGGAGGGGCGGTTCTCGTACGACGGTCATACCGTCTCCTACGACGAGGCAGTCGTGAACCCAACACCGCCACAGGGAGACAATTTACCCATCGTACTCGGCGGATTGAGCGAGCCGGCCATACGACGGTGTGCAGAGATGGGAGACGCCTACATCGGCGGCCTCACATCGACGTTCACGGAAATAGAAGGAATCGCCGAGATACTCGAGGACGAGGGAGCTGATCTCGACGAATATCCGATGCACCTCCTTCGCGACGGGTTTATCGGCGACGACAAGGCGGATGCATGGGAGCGAATGCAGAATGGGTTATTGTACACGCAAAATATTTACGCGAAATGGTTTGCCGAATCCTCCGACTTCGAAGAGATGGAGGAGCCAGATGACCCTGAGGAGGCCTTCAAAGCGTTCTCAGTATATGGAGGAGCGGATGATCTCGTCGAAGAGATCCAGCGGTATGAGGGCGTGATCAACGATGAGAGCCACTTCATCATGCGGCTGGAATATCCGACGATGGATCACGAAACGGCCGTCGAGGCAGTGGGACGGTTCGGCGATGAGGTGCTCCCTCAACTACGGTGA
- a CDS encoding alpha/beta fold hydrolase has product MPTVESFDGTELFYEDVGEGHPVVLVHGWSASHEFFDPQIAAFNDSYRMIGVDLRGHGKSEKPAGDYDYDTQCRDLQHLMGELNVDDATLVGWSMGGGVVTRYAGSFGDYISQLGLIGPAAPKFLQDEDFPHGLPEEEVLPLLEMEKNDRPDYRHTVYEQAVHREVDDATHQYMWELSMQTPTWAGVPSFEALMEEDMTDDVTNIDVPTTIFQGNQDAFCSLEGAREMAAEIDDAELVEYDDVGHTPHWEITDQFNEDFGDFLDSF; this is encoded by the coding sequence ATGCCCACAGTAGAATCATTCGACGGTACCGAACTCTTTTACGAGGACGTAGGAGAAGGACACCCGGTCGTACTGGTTCACGGATGGAGTGCCAGCCACGAGTTTTTCGATCCCCAAATCGCGGCGTTTAACGACTCTTACCGTATGATCGGGGTCGACCTCCGGGGACACGGGAAATCCGAGAAACCGGCGGGTGATTACGACTACGATACTCAGTGTCGGGACTTGCAACACCTCATGGGGGAACTGAACGTGGACGACGCGACACTCGTTGGCTGGTCGATGGGCGGGGGCGTCGTAACCAGGTATGCAGGTTCGTTCGGAGATTATATCAGCCAGCTTGGACTGATCGGGCCCGCCGCACCGAAGTTCCTTCAGGATGAGGACTTCCCGCACGGGCTTCCAGAGGAAGAGGTCCTCCCGCTCCTCGAAATGGAGAAGAACGATCGTCCGGACTACAGACATACGGTCTACGAACAGGCAGTTCATCGCGAGGTCGACGATGCAACCCACCAGTACATGTGGGAACTCTCGATGCAGACGCCGACGTGGGCCGGTGTTCCCTCGTTCGAAGCGCTGATGGAAGAGGATATGACCGACGACGTCACGAACATCGACGTTCCGACGACGATCTTCCAGGGCAACCAAGATGCGTTCTGTTCGCTAGAAGGTGCCCGCGAGATGGCGGCGGAGATAGACGACGCCGAACTCGTCGAGTACGATGACGTGGGCCATACCCCACACTGGGAAATCACCGATCAGTTCAACGAAGACTTCGGCGACTTCCTCGATTCGTTCTGA
- a CDS encoding FAD synthase produces the protein MARVMAQGTFDILHPGHLHYFRESADLGSELSVVIARDSRMQEHKDLYMDEESRRKIVAALEMVDNAILGSEGDIFDTVDEIAPDIITLGHDQQFQPEKLERELAEAGFEGIRLVRITAYDGPGITSSSDIKQKVKKREGEGVFESIRSGDE, from the coding sequence ATGGCTCGTGTAATGGCTCAAGGGACGTTCGACATTCTCCATCCGGGTCACCTGCACTACTTTAGAGAGAGCGCCGACCTGGGTAGTGAACTCTCCGTCGTCATCGCAAGGGACTCACGGATGCAAGAGCACAAGGATCTCTATATGGACGAAGAGAGTCGACGGAAGATCGTCGCCGCCTTGGAAATGGTCGACAACGCGATTCTTGGATCGGAAGGAGATATTTTCGACACGGTCGACGAGATAGCTCCCGATATTATTACCCTCGGCCACGATCAGCAGTTTCAGCCCGAGAAACTCGAGCGAGAACTCGCCGAAGCCGGGTTTGAAGGTATTCGGTTGGTACGCATTACCGCCTATGACGGTCCGGGAATCACCTCCTCGAGTGATATCAAGCAAAAAGTGAAAAAACGGGAAGGCGAGGGAGTATTCGAAAGCATCCGAAGCGGTGACGAGTAG
- a CDS encoding zinc-binding dehydrogenase, with product MQGRAVVQTDTRSVEIQEFDLPTPEPRGILTEVVRTNICGSDLHFWKGDFPYRGILGHEAAVRVSELGEDVETDSRGTPIEEGDLVAPVYFIPCGACYACQSGEFAACVNQGENMMQRPDESPHFHATFSTHYYIKPEQYFYKVPENVPEAIAASANCALSQVVYGFDEAGVQAGDDVVIQGAGGLGLHATAVARERNANPVVVEGVGERIETLEQFRPSHIIDMREFETVKDRVEEVERLTEGNGADVALEVAGVADAFSEGIRFLKNTGTYVEIGNISFGESTEFTPSRLTWNSRTAIGVAYYQPWYLGKALDFLSKHIDEYPYEELTGAEFTLDDVTEAMQKAANREVTRAALLPQR from the coding sequence ATGCAAGGACGAGCAGTTGTACAAACTGACACACGTAGCGTCGAGATCCAAGAATTCGACCTTCCGACTCCTGAACCGAGGGGCATCCTCACGGAGGTCGTCCGGACGAATATCTGTGGATCGGATCTCCACTTTTGGAAGGGAGATTTTCCGTATCGGGGCATCCTCGGACACGAAGCCGCGGTCCGAGTGAGCGAACTCGGCGAGGATGTCGAGACGGATTCCCGGGGGACCCCGATCGAAGAGGGGGATCTGGTCGCTCCCGTCTATTTCATCCCGTGCGGAGCGTGTTACGCTTGCCAATCCGGCGAGTTTGCGGCCTGCGTAAACCAGGGCGAGAATATGATGCAACGGCCCGACGAGTCCCCTCATTTCCACGCTACATTCAGTACCCATTACTACATTAAGCCAGAACAGTATTTCTACAAAGTACCGGAAAACGTTCCGGAAGCGATCGCTGCAAGCGCCAACTGTGCTCTCTCACAGGTCGTCTATGGGTTCGATGAGGCCGGTGTACAGGCGGGCGACGACGTCGTCATCCAGGGGGCCGGCGGCCTCGGCCTCCACGCGACTGCCGTCGCACGAGAGCGCAACGCGAATCCGGTCGTCGTCGAAGGTGTCGGAGAGCGTATCGAAACTCTCGAGCAGTTCCGTCCGAGCCACATCATCGATATGCGTGAGTTCGAGACGGTCAAGGACCGGGTCGAGGAGGTCGAGCGGCTCACCGAGGGAAATGGAGCGGACGTGGCTCTCGAAGTTGCGGGTGTGGCGGACGCGTTCTCCGAGGGAATCCGCTTTCTCAAGAACACTGGAACCTACGTCGAAATTGGCAACATCTCCTTCGGAGAGAGTACCGAGTTTACGCCCTCTCGTCTGACCTGGAACAGTCGGACCGCAATCGGTGTCGCGTATTATCAGCCGTGGTACCTCGGGAAGGCCCTCGATTTCCTCTCGAAACACATCGACGAATACCCGTACGAGGAACTCACCGGCGCGGAGTTCACCCTCGACGACGTTACGGAGGCGATGCAGAAGGCGGCGAATCGGGAGGTCACTCGCGCAGCACTACTCCCCCAGAGGTGA